A genomic window from Streptomyces broussonetiae includes:
- a CDS encoding SsgA family sporulation/cell division regulator: MSVVEQYANAHIVTDEEDPGAVPVVLRYDPDSDPRSVRIGLPGPHEWTFSRALLEQGLRSPAESGDVRVWPCGRVQAVVEFHSDSGVEVVQFDSKALLRFLRRTYTAEPVRT; this comes from the coding sequence ATGTCTGTGGTCGAGCAGTACGCCAACGCCCACATCGTCACGGACGAGGAGGACCCGGGGGCCGTACCGGTGGTCCTGCGGTACGACCCCGACAGTGATCCACGGTCGGTCCGGATCGGCCTGCCGGGCCCGCACGAGTGGACCTTCTCGCGCGCGCTGCTGGAGCAGGGACTGCGCTCACCGGCCGAGAGCGGGGATGTGCGGGTGTGGCCGTGCGGGCGCGTGCAGGCCGTGGTGGAGTTCCACTCCGACAGCGGGGTCGAGGTGGTCCAGTTCGACTCGAAGGCACTGCTCAGATTCCTGCGCCGCACCTACACCGCCGAGCCTGTACGGACCTGA
- a CDS encoding dolichyl-phosphate-mannose--protein mannosyltransferase: protein MTSTASSMDLRQGQAPHDQRPSWQQRLRRFGYVPAKDAPSGDVRDRLVPPYAEPSPRLWQALGVPPVLAERILRWSGWGGPLLVTLMAGLMRFWNLGSPRAVIFDETYYAKDAWALVHRGFEVNWDKNANDLVLQTHGHLAIPTDAAYVVHPPVGKYIIGLGELVFGFNPFGWRFMTAVLGTLSVLLLCRIGRRLFRSTFLGCLAGTLMALDGLQFVMSRTSLLDGVLMFFVVAAFGCLVIDRDRSRARLAAALPVDADGRVRPDAHVGDTLRLGLRPWRWAAGLMLGLAIGTKWNGLYILAAFCVMAVLWDVGARRTAGAHHPYAAALKYDTGIAFLATFPTAVAVYLLSWLGWILSPSDGTGGYFRNWAATDGRGGSWTFLPDWLRSLWHYEHEVYEFHVGLTSPHTYQSNPWSWIVLGRPVSYFYESPNPGVDGCPANAGQKCAREVLAIGTPLLWWAACFAILYVLWRWAFRRDWRAGAIACGIAAGYLPWFMYQERTIFLFYAVVFLPFLSLAVAMMIGAIIGPPGAGDTRRVVGASAAGVLVLLIAWNFIYFWPLYTGTAIPIDSWRSRMWLDTWV from the coding sequence GTGACCAGTACCGCGTCCTCCATGGACCTCCGGCAGGGCCAGGCACCGCACGACCAGCGGCCGTCGTGGCAGCAGCGGCTGCGCCGATTCGGGTACGTACCGGCCAAGGACGCGCCGTCGGGCGACGTACGCGACCGTCTGGTGCCCCCGTACGCCGAGCCGAGCCCCCGGCTGTGGCAGGCGCTCGGTGTGCCGCCGGTGCTCGCCGAGCGGATCCTGCGCTGGTCGGGCTGGGGCGGTCCGCTGCTGGTCACGCTGATGGCGGGCCTGATGCGGTTCTGGAACCTGGGCAGCCCGCGCGCGGTGATATTCGACGAGACGTACTACGCCAAGGACGCCTGGGCGCTCGTCCACCGCGGTTTCGAGGTGAACTGGGACAAGAACGCCAACGACCTGGTCCTGCAGACGCACGGGCACCTCGCGATCCCGACGGACGCGGCGTATGTCGTGCACCCGCCGGTCGGCAAGTACATCATCGGGCTGGGCGAGCTGGTCTTCGGGTTCAACCCGTTCGGCTGGCGGTTCATGACCGCGGTGCTGGGCACGCTCTCCGTGCTGCTGCTGTGCCGGATCGGGCGCCGGCTCTTCCGCTCGACGTTCCTCGGCTGCCTGGCGGGCACGCTGATGGCACTGGACGGCCTGCAGTTCGTGATGAGCCGGACCTCGCTGCTGGACGGCGTCCTGATGTTCTTCGTGGTGGCCGCCTTCGGCTGCCTGGTCATCGACCGGGACCGGTCACGGGCGAGACTGGCCGCCGCCCTGCCCGTGGACGCCGACGGCCGGGTCCGCCCGGACGCGCACGTCGGCGACACCCTCCGCCTGGGCCTGCGCCCCTGGCGCTGGGCGGCCGGACTGATGCTGGGCCTGGCCATCGGCACCAAGTGGAACGGCCTGTACATCCTGGCCGCTTTCTGTGTGATGGCGGTGCTGTGGGACGTCGGCGCCCGCAGGACGGCCGGTGCCCATCACCCGTATGCCGCAGCTCTCAAGTACGACACCGGCATCGCCTTCCTTGCGACGTTTCCGACGGCCGTCGCCGTCTACCTGCTCTCCTGGCTCGGCTGGATCCTCTCCCCGAGCGACGGCACGGGCGGCTACTTCCGCAACTGGGCGGCCACCGACGGCAGGGGCGGCAGCTGGACCTTCCTGCCGGACTGGCTGCGCAGTCTGTGGCACTACGAGCACGAGGTGTACGAGTTCCACGTCGGGCTGACGTCCCCGCACACCTACCAGTCCAACCCGTGGAGCTGGATCGTGCTGGGCCGCCCGGTGTCGTACTTCTACGAGTCCCCCAACCCCGGCGTGGACGGCTGCCCCGCGAACGCGGGCCAGAAGTGCGCCCGGGAGGTGCTCGCGATCGGCACCCCGCTGCTGTGGTGGGCGGCCTGCTTCGCGATCCTCTACGTGCTGTGGCGCTGGGCGTTCCGCCGCGACTGGCGGGCCGGCGCGATCGCCTGCGGCATCGCCGCGGGGTACCTGCCCTGGTTCATGTACCAGGAGCGCACGATCTTCCTCTTCTACGCGGTCGTCTTCCTGCCGTTCCTGAGCCTGGCGGTGGCGATGATGATCGGCGCGATCATCGGGCCACCCGGCGCCGGCGACACCCGCCGGGTCGTCGGCGCGTCGGCGGCGGGCGTGCTGGTGCTGCTGATCGCCTGGAACTTCATCTACTTCTGGCCCCTGTACACGGGCACGGCGATCCCGATCGACTCGTGGCGGTCGCGGATGTGGCTGGACACCTGGGTCTGA
- a CDS encoding TatD family hydrolase, with protein sequence MPSNAGQSSKDDKYGAPPLPAPLNVPVADSHTHLDMQSGTVEEGLAKAASVGVTTVVQVGCDIKGSRWAAETAAAHAGVHATVALHPNEAPRIVHGDPDGWSRQGARQPGGDAALDEALAEIDRLAGLPQVKGVGETGLDHFRTGPEGKAAQERSFRAHIEIAKRHGKALVIHDRDAHADVLRVLKEEGAPERTVFHCYSGDAEMAGICAREGYFMSFAGNVTFKNAQNLRDALAIAPLELVLVETDAPFLTPAPYRGRPNAPYLIPVTVRAMAAVRGIDEDTLATALGVNTARAFGY encoded by the coding sequence ATGCCTTCGAACGCCGGCCAGAGCTCCAAGGACGACAAGTACGGCGCGCCGCCGCTTCCGGCGCCCCTCAACGTGCCCGTCGCCGACTCCCACACCCACCTCGACATGCAGTCGGGCACGGTCGAGGAGGGTCTTGCGAAGGCCGCGTCGGTGGGGGTGACGACGGTCGTCCAGGTCGGCTGCGACATCAAGGGCTCGCGGTGGGCCGCCGAGACCGCGGCCGCGCACGCCGGCGTCCACGCCACCGTCGCCCTGCATCCCAACGAGGCCCCGCGCATCGTCCACGGCGACCCCGACGGCTGGTCGCGGCAGGGTGCCCGGCAGCCGGGCGGTGACGCGGCGCTGGACGAGGCCCTCGCCGAGATCGACCGGCTGGCCGGACTGCCCCAGGTGAAGGGCGTCGGCGAGACGGGCCTGGACCACTTCCGCACCGGCCCCGAGGGCAAGGCGGCCCAGGAGCGGTCCTTCCGTGCCCACATCGAGATCGCCAAGCGGCACGGCAAGGCGCTGGTCATCCACGACCGCGACGCCCACGCCGACGTCCTGCGCGTCCTGAAGGAGGAGGGCGCCCCCGAGCGCACCGTCTTCCACTGCTACTCCGGTGATGCCGAGATGGCGGGGATCTGCGCGCGCGAGGGCTATTTCATGTCCTTCGCCGGCAACGTCACCTTCAAGAACGCCCAGAACCTGCGGGACGCGCTCGCGATCGCCCCGCTGGAACTGGTCCTCGTGGAGACCGACGCGCCCTTCCTGACCCCGGCGCCCTACCGGGGCCGGCCGAACGCGCCCTACCTGATCCCGGTCACGGTCCGCGCGATGGCCGCCGTGCGCGGGATCGACGAGGACACGCTGGCGACGGCCCTGGGCGTCAACACCGCCCGCGCCTTTGGTTACTGA
- a CDS encoding penicillin-binding transpeptidase domain-containing protein, with amino-acid sequence MGNRRHVAERRKTTRPAVVGGMIALVVGGAGFAVYALTGGGAAADERASASADHKAVKTGPLSAAEVHTAATRFLTAWQQGRVSEAAAATDDASAAATLLNGVAKDAHLKGVTLTPSTATGAKVPFSVKATVSDGKLSKPLAYGSSLTVVRRASDGSPLVDWHSSVVQPDLQDGDTLVTGASGTPPVKALDRDGGELTAAKYPSLGPVLDGLREKYGKTAGGRAGIELRVVRGKASQKAGLSDKTLVTLSEGTPGTVKTTLDPGLEAVAEQQVNKQAKASVVVVRPSTGEILALANSGHGFNVAFQGSLAPGSTMKIVTSTMLFEKNLITPDASHPCPKTYKLAGWTFHNDDNSEIKKGTFEQSFGASCNNAFIDFAPKLSDDDLTKEAQQVYGLGMDNWAIGVPSFDGSVPVQSGAQMGASLIGQGAVRMNPLNMASVAATVEAGSFHQPYLVAPSVDNRTLAKAARTMSAKTQAQLKQVMRFTADYGTAAKAMAGMSGDYGAKTGSAEVDGQKKPNGWFTAYRGDLVAAGVVQAGGHGGDTAGPIVATLLKAGG; translated from the coding sequence GTGGGCAACAGAAGGCACGTCGCCGAGCGACGGAAGACGACCAGGCCCGCTGTGGTCGGCGGGATGATCGCCCTTGTCGTCGGCGGCGCAGGATTCGCCGTCTACGCGCTGACCGGCGGCGGGGCGGCGGCCGACGAGCGCGCGTCGGCCTCGGCCGACCACAAGGCCGTCAAGACCGGCCCGCTCAGCGCCGCCGAGGTCCATACGGCCGCCACCCGCTTCCTGACGGCCTGGCAGCAGGGCCGGGTCTCCGAGGCGGCCGCCGCCACGGACGACGCCTCGGCCGCGGCCACGCTGCTCAACGGCGTCGCCAAGGACGCCCACCTCAAGGGCGTCACGCTCACCCCGAGCACGGCCACGGGCGCGAAGGTGCCGTTCTCCGTCAAGGCGACGGTGTCGGACGGCAAGCTCAGCAAGCCGCTGGCGTACGGAAGTTCGCTCACGGTGGTGCGGCGCGCGAGCGACGGCAGCCCGCTGGTCGACTGGCACTCCTCCGTCGTCCAGCCTGATCTGCAGGACGGCGACACCCTCGTCACGGGCGCGTCCGGCACCCCGCCCGTCAAGGCCCTGGACCGCGACGGCGGCGAGCTGACGGCGGCCAAGTACCCCTCGCTCGGCCCGGTGCTGGACGGGCTGCGGGAGAAGTACGGCAAGACGGCGGGCGGCAGGGCGGGCATCGAGCTGCGTGTGGTGCGCGGCAAGGCGTCGCAGAAGGCCGGGCTGTCCGACAAGACGCTCGTGACGCTGAGCGAGGGCACGCCGGGCACGGTGAAGACGACGCTGGACCCCGGCCTCGAGGCGGTCGCCGAGCAGCAGGTGAACAAGCAGGCGAAGGCGTCGGTGGTGGTGGTGCGGCCCTCCACGGGTGAGATCCTCGCCCTCGCCAACAGCGGGCACGGCTTCAACGTCGCCTTCCAGGGCTCCCTCGCGCCCGGCTCCACGATGAAGATCGTGACGTCGACGATGCTCTTCGAGAAGAACCTCATCACCCCGGACGCCTCCCACCCCTGCCCCAAGACGTACAAGCTCGCCGGCTGGACGTTCCACAACGACGACAACTCCGAGATCAAGAAGGGCACGTTCGAGCAGAGCTTCGGGGCCTCCTGCAACAACGCCTTCATCGACTTCGCGCCGAAGCTGTCCGACGACGACCTGACGAAGGAGGCCCAGCAGGTCTACGGCCTCGGTATGGACAACTGGGCCATCGGCGTGCCGTCGTTCGACGGCTCCGTGCCCGTGCAGAGCGGCGCGCAGATGGGTGCCTCGCTGATCGGGCAGGGCGCGGTGCGCATGAACCCGCTGAACATGGCGTCGGTGGCGGCGACGGTCGAAGCGGGCTCCTTCCACCAGCCGTACCTGGTGGCCCCGTCGGTGGACAACCGCACGCTGGCGAAGGCTGCGCGCACGATGTCGGCGAAGACCCAGGCCCAGCTCAAGCAGGTCATGCGGTTCACGGCGGACTACGGCACGGCCGCCAAGGCGATGGCGGGCATGAGCGGGGACTACGGGGCCAAGACCGGTTCCGCCGAGGTCGACGGGCAGAAGAAGCCCAACGGCTGGTTCACGGCCTACCGGGGCGATCTCGTCGCCGCGGGCGTGGTCCAGGCGGGCGGCCACGGCGGCGACACGGCCGGTCCGATCGTGGCGACCTTGCTGAAGGCGGGCGGCTGA
- a CDS encoding penicillin-binding transpeptidase domain-containing protein: MRKGVKGAVVGTVCAAVVGGAGYGVHNVASALSGDGGTDSHARVKTGPPSGSEASEAVKGFFAAWEKGDAATAASYTNYPQAARELLTAYGGDAHITGVRITPGTATGTATGARVPFTVRATVSYDGKARPLAYRSTLTVVRGQTSHRALVDWRPSVVHPQLREGDTLTTGESAAPPIEAVDRDGVVLTKEKYPSLGPVLDQLRERYGDKAGGTAGVELAIRHEGNDADTPLLTLAAGRPGRLRTTLSAGVQAAAEAAVQTYAESSVVAVKPSTGEILAVANHRADGFNAAFLGTLAPGSTMKILSAATLIDAGLTTANGPAPCPPSAVWQSQTFHNLKDLAPDENATLSESFARSCNTAFVKFADEVKVDSLTREAQERFGIGGDWKVGVPSFDGRVPASGGPDTAANLIGQGQVQMNPLDMASVTATATTGTFRQPVIVPLGLDGRDPARARGLSSGTVGQLRAMMSRTAHNGTAAGVMAGLGGDIGAKTGSAEVDGQARSNSWFTAYRSDVAAAAMTQDGGHGIDAAGPIVASVLRNAG, encoded by the coding sequence ATGCGCAAAGGAGTGAAGGGTGCCGTCGTCGGCACCGTGTGCGCGGCCGTGGTCGGCGGTGCCGGCTATGGCGTCCACAACGTCGCCTCGGCGCTGAGCGGCGACGGTGGAACAGACAGCCACGCGCGCGTGAAGACCGGTCCGCCCAGCGGCTCCGAGGCGAGCGAGGCCGTCAAGGGCTTCTTCGCCGCCTGGGAGAAGGGTGACGCGGCGACCGCGGCGTCGTACACGAACTACCCGCAGGCGGCGCGCGAACTGCTGACGGCCTACGGCGGCGACGCGCACATCACGGGGGTGCGCATCACGCCCGGCACGGCGACCGGCACGGCGACCGGCGCGCGCGTGCCTTTCACGGTCAGGGCGACGGTGTCGTACGACGGGAAGGCCCGGCCGCTGGCGTACCGGAGCACGCTGACCGTCGTACGCGGACAGACCTCGCACCGCGCGCTCGTCGACTGGCGGCCGTCGGTCGTCCATCCGCAGCTGCGCGAGGGGGACACGCTCACCACCGGAGAGTCGGCGGCCCCGCCGATCGAGGCCGTGGACCGTGACGGCGTGGTGCTGACGAAGGAGAAGTACCCGTCCCTCGGCCCCGTTCTGGATCAGTTGCGCGAGCGGTACGGCGACAAGGCGGGCGGCACGGCCGGCGTGGAGCTGGCGATACGTCACGAGGGCAACGACGCGGACACCCCGCTCCTCACCCTCGCCGCGGGCAGGCCGGGCAGGCTGCGCACGACGCTCAGCGCGGGCGTGCAGGCGGCTGCCGAGGCGGCCGTGCAGACGTACGCGGAGTCCTCCGTGGTGGCGGTCAAGCCGAGCACGGGCGAGATCCTGGCCGTCGCCAACCACCGAGCGGACGGCTTCAACGCGGCCTTCCTCGGCACCCTCGCGCCCGGCTCCACGATGAAGATCCTCAGCGCGGCTACCCTCATCGACGCCGGACTCACCACGGCGAACGGACCGGCGCCCTGCCCGCCGTCGGCCGTCTGGCAGAGCCAGACCTTCCACAACCTCAAGGACCTCGCGCCGGACGAGAACGCCACCCTGTCCGAGAGCTTCGCCCGGTCCTGCAACACGGCGTTCGTGAAGTTCGCCGACGAGGTGAAGGTCGACTCCCTCACCCGGGAGGCGCAGGAACGATTCGGGATCGGCGGTGACTGGAAGGTGGGCGTCCCCTCCTTCGACGGCCGGGTGCCCGCCTCCGGCGGCCCGGACACGGCGGCCAACCTGATCGGCCAGGGCCAGGTCCAGATGAACCCCCTGGACATGGCCTCCGTGACGGCCACCGCGACGACCGGCACCTTCCGTCAGCCCGTCATCGTGCCGCTCGGCCTGGACGGCCGCGACCCGGCACGCGCGCGTGGGCTGTCGTCCGGCACGGTCGGGCAACTGCGCGCCATGATGAGCCGCACCGCGCACAACGGCACCGCGGCCGGTGTGATGGCCGGGCTCGGCGGTGACATCGGCGCCAAGACCGGCTCGGCGGAGGTCGACGGACAGGCGAGGTCCAACAGCTGGTTCACCGCTTACCGCAGTGACGTGGCCGCCGCCGCGATGACCCAGGACGGCGGGCACGGCATTGACGCGGCCGGGCCGATTGTCGCAAGCGTGCTACGGAATGCCGGCTGA
- the rsmA gene encoding 16S rRNA (adenine(1518)-N(6)/adenine(1519)-N(6))-dimethyltransferase RsmA, whose translation MSSPTSDALLGPADIRELAAALGVRPTKQRGQNFVIDANTVRRIVRTAEVRPDDVVVEVGPGLGSLTLALLEVADRVTAVEIDDVLAGALPATIAARMPERAERFALVHSDAMHVAELPGPAPTALVANLPYNVAVPVLLHMLDTFPTIERTLVMVQSEVADRLAAAPGSKVYGVPSVKANWYAEVKRAGAIGRNVFWPAPNVDSGLVSLVRRTEPIRTTASKAEVFAVVDAAFAQRRKTLRAALAGWAGSAAAAEAALVAAGVSPQARGEALTVEQFARIAEHKESGK comes from the coding sequence GTGAGCAGCCCCACCTCCGACGCCCTTCTCGGACCCGCCGACATCCGCGAGCTGGCGGCAGCGCTCGGTGTCCGTCCCACCAAGCAGCGCGGCCAGAACTTCGTGATCGACGCCAACACGGTCCGCCGTATCGTCCGCACCGCCGAGGTCCGACCCGACGACGTCGTCGTGGAGGTCGGGCCGGGGCTCGGATCCCTCACGCTGGCGCTGCTGGAGGTCGCCGACCGGGTCACCGCCGTCGAGATCGACGACGTGCTGGCCGGAGCGCTGCCCGCGACCATCGCCGCGCGCATGCCGGAGCGGGCCGAGCGGTTCGCGCTGGTCCACTCCGACGCGATGCACGTCGCCGAGCTGCCCGGCCCCGCGCCGACGGCACTGGTGGCGAACCTGCCCTACAACGTCGCCGTGCCCGTGCTGCTGCACATGCTCGACACCTTCCCGACCATCGAACGCACCCTCGTCATGGTGCAGTCCGAGGTCGCCGACCGGCTGGCCGCCGCGCCCGGCTCGAAGGTGTACGGCGTGCCGTCCGTGAAGGCCAACTGGTACGCCGAGGTGAAGCGGGCCGGCGCCATCGGCCGCAACGTCTTCTGGCCCGCGCCCAACGTCGACAGCGGACTGGTCTCCCTGGTCCGGCGGACCGAGCCGATCAGGACGACGGCTTCCAAGGCGGAGGTCTTCGCGGTGGTCGACGCGGCCTTCGCGCAGCGCAGGAAGACCCTGCGGGCGGCGCTCGCCGGATGGGCCGGGTCGGCGGCTGCCGCCGAGGCCGCCCTGGTCGCGGCAGGGGTCTCGCCGCAGGCGCGCGGGGAGGCGCTGACAGTGGAGCAGTTCGCGCGGATCGCCGAGCACAAGGAGTCCGGCAAGTGA
- a CDS encoding 4-(cytidine 5'-diphospho)-2-C-methyl-D-erythritol kinase, with translation MSVTVRVPAKVNVQLAVGAARADGFHDLANVFLAVGLYDEVTVTPAEELRITCVGPDADQVPLDRTNLAARAAIALAARRGIEPAVHLHIAKDIPVAGGMAGGSADGAGALLACNALWNAGASRAELLAICAELGSDVPFSLVGGAALGVGRGERLTALEVGGTFHWVFAMAGRGLSTPAVFGEFDRLAQGREIPEPVASAELLQALAKGDVDALAGAVSNDLQPAALSLFPELADTLAAGRGAGALAALVSGSGPTTAFLARDAESAEKVAAALRASGTCRAVRMAQGPVAGATVL, from the coding sequence GTGAGTGTCACGGTGCGGGTGCCGGCGAAGGTCAACGTCCAGCTCGCGGTGGGTGCCGCGCGCGCGGACGGTTTCCACGACCTGGCCAACGTCTTCCTCGCGGTCGGCCTCTACGACGAGGTCACCGTGACCCCGGCGGAGGAACTCAGGATCACCTGCGTGGGCCCGGACGCCGACCAGGTCCCCCTGGACCGCACCAACCTCGCCGCGCGCGCCGCGATCGCGCTCGCCGCACGCCGGGGCATCGAACCGGCCGTGCACCTCCACATCGCCAAGGACATCCCGGTCGCCGGCGGCATGGCGGGCGGCAGCGCGGACGGCGCCGGCGCGCTGCTCGCCTGCAACGCGCTGTGGAACGCCGGCGCCTCCCGTGCCGAACTCCTGGCAATCTGCGCCGAGTTGGGCAGTGACGTGCCGTTCAGCCTGGTCGGTGGCGCGGCCCTGGGGGTCGGGCGGGGAGAGCGGCTGACGGCCCTGGAGGTCGGCGGCACCTTCCACTGGGTGTTCGCGATGGCCGGGCGGGGGCTGTCGACTCCGGCGGTCTTCGGTGAGTTCGACCGGCTGGCGCAGGGGCGGGAGATTCCGGAGCCGGTGGCTTCGGCGGAGCTGCTCCAGGCGCTGGCGAAGGGTGACGTGGACGCGCTGGCGGGGGCCGTTTCCAACGACCTCCAGCCCGCGGCGCTGTCCCTGTTCCCGGAGCTGGCGGACACGCTGGCGGCGGGCCGGGGGGCGGGTGCGCTGGCCGCGCTGGTCTCCGGGTCCGGGCCCACGACGGCGTTCCTCGCGCGCGATGCCGAGTCGGCGGAGAAGGTGGCGGCGGCCCTGCGGGCGTCGGGGACGTGCAGGGCCGTGCGGATGGCCCAGGGGCCGGTGGCGGGGGCGACGGTTCTCTAG
- the rsmI gene encoding 16S rRNA (cytidine(1402)-2'-O)-methyltransferase, translating to MTGTLVLAGTPIGDIADAPPRLAEELAGADVVAAEDTRRLRRLTQALGVTPGGRVVSYFEGNESARTPELVEELLGGARVLLVTDAGMPSVSDPGYRLVAAAVEKDIRVTAVPGPSAVLTALALSGLPVDRFCFEGFLPRKAGERLSRLREVTDERRTLVYFEAPHRLDDTLAAMAEVFGADRRAAVCRELTKTYEEVRRGPLGELASWAAQGVRGEITVVVEGAPEAGPEELDAEELVRRVRVREEAGERRKEAIAAVAAEAGLPKRVVFDAVVAAKRSAE from the coding sequence GTGACTGGAACCCTTGTCCTTGCAGGTACCCCCATCGGCGACATCGCGGACGCCCCGCCCCGGCTGGCCGAGGAACTGGCCGGCGCCGACGTGGTCGCCGCCGAGGACACCCGGCGGCTGCGCCGGCTCACCCAGGCCCTCGGCGTCACCCCGGGGGGCCGCGTGGTGTCGTACTTCGAGGGCAACGAGTCCGCCCGCACGCCGGAGCTGGTCGAGGAGCTGCTCGGCGGCGCGCGCGTGCTGCTCGTGACCGACGCCGGGATGCCGTCGGTCTCCGACCCCGGCTACCGGCTGGTCGCCGCCGCCGTCGAGAAGGACATCCGCGTCACCGCGGTGCCCGGGCCGTCCGCCGTGCTGACCGCGCTCGCCCTGTCCGGGCTGCCGGTCGACCGGTTCTGCTTCGAGGGCTTCCTGCCGCGCAAGGCGGGCGAGCGGCTGTCCCGGCTGCGCGAGGTCACGGACGAGCGGCGCACGCTCGTGTACTTCGAGGCCCCGCACCGCCTCGACGACACCCTCGCCGCCATGGCCGAGGTCTTCGGCGCGGACCGGCGCGCCGCCGTCTGCCGGGAGCTGACCAAGACGTACGAGGAGGTGCGGCGCGGTCCGCTGGGCGAGCTGGCGAGCTGGGCCGCGCAGGGCGTGCGCGGGGAGATCACCGTGGTGGTCGAGGGGGCGCCCGAGGCCGGGCCCGAGGAACTCGACGCGGAGGAACTGGTGCGGCGGGTGCGGGTGCGCGAGGAGGCCGGGGAGCGGCGCAAGGAGGCGATCGCGGCAGTGGCCGCGGAGGCGGGACTGCCCAAGCGTGTCGTTTTCGATGCCGTGGTTGCCGCCAAGCGTTCCGCCGAGTGA
- a CDS encoding resuscitation-promoting factor, giving the protein MSKSQYETFETHEPYGRDVPVDLYGHGRGMPVHAAQTLPYGPYKDTYRPAYEAEAYFVAEPVLPRQGRGNTAHSGSAPEEHAGSAPEAAARAAAGGRAERRRRARCAERPESAVRRLLPQALVVAFLAGGTSAFVANDKAIELTVEGKQRTLHTFADDVHELLADEGVRVGAHDMVVPAPGTALAGGDTVAVRYGRPVRLTLDGERREVWTTAHTVEGALDELGVRAEGAYLSTSRSQNIGRAGLALDVRTERAVTIMADGRPRTLRTNAATVREAVEEAGITLRGEDTTSVPSDSFPRDGQTITVLRVSGSREVREEQIPFTTQRTEDPTLFKGTEIVEPGQPGLRRDTYFLRTVNGVHEKPRRETSEVVRKPHPEVVRVGTKPLPAAVDGADGLNWRGLAACESGGRPHAVDPSGTYGGLYQFDAHTWHSLGGSGRPQDASAEEQTFRAKKLYKRQGSTPWPHCGARLHG; this is encoded by the coding sequence GTGAGCAAGTCGCAGTACGAGACGTTCGAGACGCACGAGCCCTACGGCCGTGACGTGCCCGTCGACCTGTACGGCCACGGCCGTGGGATGCCCGTGCACGCCGCGCAGACCCTGCCGTACGGGCCGTACAAGGACACCTACCGGCCCGCCTACGAGGCGGAGGCGTACTTCGTCGCCGAGCCGGTGCTGCCCCGGCAGGGCCGGGGCAATACCGCGCACTCCGGGAGCGCGCCGGAAGAGCACGCCGGGAGCGCACCAGAAGCCGCGGCACGCGCCGCAGCGGGCGGGCGTGCCGAGCGTCGGCGCAGGGCGCGCTGCGCCGAGCGCCCCGAGTCCGCCGTGCGCCGCCTGCTGCCGCAGGCGTTGGTCGTGGCCTTCCTGGCCGGCGGCACCAGTGCGTTCGTGGCCAACGACAAGGCGATCGAGCTGACCGTCGAGGGCAAGCAGCGCACCCTGCACACCTTCGCCGACGACGTGCACGAACTGCTCGCCGACGAGGGCGTGCGCGTGGGGGCGCACGACATGGTCGTCCCCGCCCCCGGCACGGCGCTCGCCGGCGGGGACACCGTCGCCGTGCGCTACGGGCGCCCCGTCCGGCTCACTCTGGACGGTGAACGGCGCGAGGTGTGGACGACGGCGCACACGGTGGAGGGAGCGCTGGACGAGCTGGGGGTGCGCGCGGAGGGCGCGTACCTGTCCACTTCGCGCTCCCAGAACATCGGACGCGCCGGGCTCGCACTCGACGTGCGCACCGAGCGCGCCGTCACGATCATGGCGGACGGGCGGCCCCGCACCCTGCGCACCAACGCGGCCACCGTCCGCGAGGCGGTCGAGGAAGCCGGGATCACCCTGCGCGGCGAGGACACCACGTCGGTGCCGTCCGACAGCTTCCCGCGCGACGGGCAGACGATCACCGTACTGCGGGTCAGCGGCAGCCGGGAGGTCCGTGAGGAGCAGATCCCGTTCACGACCCAGCGGACCGAGGACCCCACCCTCTTCAAGGGCACCGAGATCGTCGAGCCCGGGCAGCCCGGACTGCGGCGCGACACCTACTTCCTGCGCACCGTCAACGGCGTCCACGAGAAGCCGCGCCGCGAGACGTCCGAGGTGGTGCGCAAGCCGCACCCGGAGGTCGTACGGGTGGGCACCAAGCCCCTGCCGGCCGCCGTGGACGGCGCCGACGGCCTGAACTGGCGCGGCCTCGCCGCCTGCGAGTCCGGTGGCCGCCCGCACGCGGTCGACCCCTCGGGAACGTACGGCGGGCTCTACCAGTTCGATGCGCACACCTGGCACAGCCTCGGCGGCAGCGGACGCCCACAGGACGCATCGGCCGAGGAGCAGACCTTCCGCGCCAAGAAGCTCTACAAGCGGCAGGGGTCGACACCCTGGCCGCACTGCGGGGCACGCCTGCACGGCTGA